From a single Bacillus gobiensis genomic region:
- a CDS encoding DUF3817 domain-containing protein: MLSTPIGRLRTMGFLEGMSLLILLFIAMPLKHLADIPMAVTIVGSIHGGLFILYILVLAYVTFVLRWSLKWTAAGLIVAFVPFGNFFYDRGLRKYEKK; the protein is encoded by the coding sequence ATGCTAAGCACACCGATTGGACGGTTGAGAACGATGGGTTTTCTTGAAGGAATGTCATTGCTTATTCTATTATTTATTGCTATGCCGCTTAAGCATTTGGCTGACATTCCGATGGCAGTGACCATTGTCGGCAGCATTCACGGCGGATTGTTTATATTGTATATCCTTGTTCTTGCGTATGTTACGTTTGTATTGAGATGGTCACTAAAATGGACAGCAGCCGGCTTAATTGTTGCTTTTGTGCCTTTTGGGAACTTTTTTTACGATAGAGGGCTTCGTAAATACGAGAAAAAATGA
- a CDS encoding cysteine hydrolase family protein, protein MKNTAFLFIDFQQAFADPSWGKRNNPFAEKNAYELLKQARMVGQTIIHVKHISTNNESLFYEHSPTSKFIDGLEPEKSEMVFTKSVNSAFIGTKLEEYLRGKKIEALITLGLTTDHCVSTTVRMGSNLGFQMILVSDATATFERKGIDGSTLSAELIHDVHLSSLNREFATILSTQETLKLLQK, encoded by the coding sequence ATGAAGAATACGGCATTCTTATTCATTGACTTTCAGCAGGCATTCGCTGATCCTTCATGGGGGAAAAGAAACAATCCTTTTGCTGAAAAAAATGCTTACGAGCTTTTAAAGCAGGCAAGGATGGTTGGACAAACTATCATTCACGTAAAACATATCTCTACGAATAATGAGAGTCTTTTTTACGAGCACTCGCCTACATCTAAATTTATCGACGGGCTCGAACCTGAAAAATCAGAAATGGTATTCACGAAATCCGTGAATAGTGCATTTATCGGGACCAAGCTGGAGGAATATCTTAGGGGTAAAAAAATCGAAGCTCTGATTACACTTGGACTAACAACCGATCATTGCGTCTCTACCACAGTCAGAATGGGAAGCAATCTCGGTTTTCAAATGATTCTCGTTTCAGACGCAACGGCCACCTTTGAAAGAAAGGGGATAGATGGAAGCACCTTATCTGCAGAGCTTATTCATGACGTTCATTTAAGCAGCCTGAACAGGGAATTTGCAACCATCTTGTCAACTCAGGAAACACTAAAACTGCTCCAAAAATGA
- a CDS encoding carboxymuconolactone decarboxylase family protein translates to MTRIKKSANGTTPFSQLLGHSDSILEKWNALDGELANGGRLSPELKEQVRRVLATGNGCTYCQTKGAPVHSPEDIKLSCAMGFAEVFLHERDQVKDAQFDILKEHFSDEEISELVAFICFTTAQQFFGALMKLQPVGGTV, encoded by the coding sequence ATGACAAGAATAAAAAAGTCGGCCAACGGAACTACTCCTTTCTCCCAGCTGCTCGGTCACTCTGATTCTATATTAGAGAAATGGAATGCACTAGATGGCGAGCTTGCCAACGGAGGAAGGCTATCACCTGAATTGAAGGAGCAAGTAAGGAGAGTGTTAGCGACAGGAAACGGCTGCACCTATTGCCAGACAAAGGGAGCGCCCGTTCATTCGCCAGAGGATATCAAGCTTAGCTGTGCCATGGGATTTGCAGAGGTTTTTCTCCATGAACGAGATCAAGTCAAGGATGCACAGTTTGATATTTTGAAAGAGCATTTTTCAGATGAAGAAATCAGTGAGCTGGTGGCTTTTATTTGCTTTACAACCGCACAGCAATTTTTCGGGGCACTTATGAAGCTCCAGCCAGTTGGTGGAACGGTTTAA
- a CDS encoding Lrp/AsnC family transcriptional regulator: MKIDQVDVHILNELSKDSRQSMRELAKKVNLSAPSVTERVRRMESFGMIKHYSTQFDYKKIGFPVSCLIEATIKNGEYERFKAHIKTLPYVEFCYRIAGEACYMLKINRESLEQVETFINETAPYAQTVTHVIFSEVETMREIIIEDN, from the coding sequence ATGAAAATTGATCAAGTGGATGTGCATATTTTGAATGAGCTTTCTAAAGACAGCCGGCAATCGATGAGGGAGTTGGCGAAGAAGGTAAATCTTTCTGCACCTTCTGTGACAGAACGAGTAAGGCGGATGGAGTCATTTGGAATGATTAAGCATTATTCCACTCAATTCGATTATAAAAAAATCGGCTTTCCGGTCAGCTGTTTGATTGAGGCTACGATCAAAAATGGAGAATATGAAAGGTTTAAAGCGCACATTAAAACGCTGCCTTATGTTGAGTTCTGTTACCGGATCGCAGGGGAAGCTTGCTATATGCTGAAAATTAATCGGGAAAGCCTTGAACAAGTGGAAACCTTTATTAACGAAACAGCGCCTTATGCCCAAACGGTTACTCATGTTATTTTTTCAGAGGTGGAAACGATGAGAGAAATTATTATAGAAGACAACTAG
- a CDS encoding DNA topoisomerase III, with amino-acid sequence MSKTVVLAEKPSVGRDLARVLKCHKKGNGYLEGDRYIVTWALGHLVTLADPDGYQKEYQSWKLEDLPIIPEPLKLVVIKKTGKQFQAVKSQLLRKDVKEIVIATDAGREGELVARWIIDKAKVSKPIKRLWISSVTDKAISDGFKKLKNGKEFENLYASAVARAEADWIVGINATRALTTKYNAQLSCGRVQTPTLAMIAHREEEIKKFKPKPYYGLRAETNGMVLNWQDKHSKQSRTFDKSVTEKLMNLLKGKQAVIHDLKKTAKKSFSPALYDLTELQRDAYKRFGFSAKETLSVLQKLYEQHKLVTYPRTDSRYLSADIVPTLKDRLEAIEIKPYAPFARKILNTGIKAHKGFVNDAKVSDHHAIIPTEEPAALGRLSEKERKLYDLIAKRFLAVLMPGFEYEETKVTALIGEENFTAKGKVVLSQGWKAVYDHSYDEDDQDEEKDQTLPKLTKGDTLAVRSLKETNGETKPPARFNEGTLLSAMENPGAFMKNEEKGLVKTLGETGGLGTVATRADIIEKLFNSFLLEKKGKDIFLTSKGRQLLELVPEDLKSPALTAEWEQKLSDIAKGKLKSSFFIKDMKDYTKETVKEIKQSSQKFKHDNVTGTHCPDCGKLMLKVNGKRGTMLVCQDRECGSRKSVSKTTNARCPKCHKRLELRGEGEGQIFACVCGHREKLSSFEKRKAKEKTGRASKRDVHSYMKKQDKDEPINNALAEQLKKLKLDK; translated from the coding sequence TTGAGCAAAACCGTAGTTCTAGCAGAAAAACCTTCAGTCGGGCGCGACCTTGCCCGCGTGCTGAAGTGTCATAAAAAAGGAAATGGCTATCTGGAAGGCGACCGTTATATCGTCACGTGGGCTCTTGGCCATTTAGTTACATTAGCCGATCCGGATGGATATCAGAAAGAGTATCAGTCTTGGAAGCTTGAGGACTTGCCGATTATCCCCGAGCCTTTGAAGCTTGTCGTCATAAAGAAAACGGGAAAACAGTTTCAAGCAGTCAAATCCCAGCTTTTGCGCAAGGATGTGAAAGAAATTGTCATAGCAACGGATGCCGGGAGAGAAGGAGAGCTTGTTGCCCGGTGGATTATTGACAAAGCAAAGGTGTCTAAGCCAATAAAACGGCTATGGATTTCATCAGTCACCGATAAAGCGATAAGCGATGGGTTTAAAAAGCTGAAAAACGGCAAAGAATTTGAAAATCTTTATGCCTCTGCAGTGGCGCGAGCCGAGGCAGACTGGATTGTGGGAATCAACGCAACGAGGGCCTTAACCACCAAATACAATGCCCAACTGTCATGCGGCCGGGTTCAAACGCCGACGTTAGCGATGATTGCACATAGGGAAGAGGAGATCAAAAAATTTAAGCCTAAGCCATATTACGGGCTTCGTGCCGAAACAAATGGTATGGTACTGAATTGGCAGGATAAGCATTCAAAGCAAAGCAGAACCTTCGATAAATCAGTCACGGAAAAGCTGATGAACTTGCTGAAAGGGAAGCAGGCTGTCATTCACGATTTGAAAAAAACTGCGAAAAAAAGCTTTTCACCAGCGTTGTATGATTTGACTGAGCTTCAAAGAGACGCTTATAAACGATTCGGATTTTCTGCAAAAGAAACGCTTTCTGTTCTGCAAAAGCTCTATGAGCAGCACAAGCTGGTTACCTATCCACGGACTGATTCGAGATATTTGTCAGCCGATATTGTACCGACATTAAAGGACAGGTTAGAAGCGATCGAGATCAAACCATACGCCCCGTTTGCCAGAAAAATTCTAAATACAGGCATCAAAGCACATAAAGGCTTTGTCAATGATGCCAAAGTTTCCGACCACCATGCGATTATACCAACAGAAGAGCCGGCTGCTCTAGGCAGGCTGAGCGAAAAAGAAAGAAAGTTGTATGATTTAATTGCCAAACGTTTTTTGGCAGTGCTCATGCCGGGATTTGAATATGAAGAAACAAAGGTTACCGCACTGATCGGGGAAGAGAATTTTACAGCAAAGGGGAAAGTCGTTCTTTCTCAAGGCTGGAAAGCAGTGTATGATCATTCCTATGACGAGGATGACCAAGACGAGGAAAAGGACCAAACCCTGCCGAAGCTTACAAAAGGCGATACATTAGCCGTCAGGTCTCTTAAGGAAACAAACGGGGAAACGAAGCCGCCTGCGAGATTCAATGAAGGAACCCTCCTGTCAGCGATGGAAAACCCGGGCGCTTTTATGAAGAATGAGGAAAAAGGGCTTGTGAAAACATTGGGAGAAACCGGCGGACTCGGAACCGTAGCAACAAGAGCGGATATTATTGAGAAGCTGTTTAACAGCTTTCTGCTTGAGAAAAAAGGAAAAGATATTTTTCTCACTTCAAAAGGAAGACAGCTGCTTGAGCTAGTCCCTGAGGATTTAAAATCTCCTGCTTTGACAGCCGAGTGGGAGCAAAAGCTTTCCGACATTGCAAAAGGCAAGCTGAAATCTTCTTTCTTCATTAAGGATATGAAAGATTATACGAAAGAGACAGTGAAAGAAATTAAGCAAAGCAGCCAAAAATTTAAACACGATAACGTGACAGGCACCCATTGCCCAGATTGCGGAAAGCTGATGCTGAAGGTTAACGGGAAGCGTGGTACGATGCTTGTCTGCCAGGATCGCGAATGCGGAAGCAGAAAATCAGTATCGAAAACAACGAACGCCCGCTGTCCAAAATGCCATAAGCGCTTAGAGCTAAGAGGTGAAGGAGAAGGACAAATTTTCGCTTGTGTTTGCGGCCACAGAGAGAAGCTCTCTTCCTTTGAAAAACGCAAAGCAAAAGAAAAAACAGGACGTGCTTCAAAACGGGATGTCCATTCTTACATGAAAAAGCAAGACAAAGATGAACCAATCAACAACGCGCTGGCAGAACAGTTGAAAAAATTAAAGCTTGATAAGTAA
- a CDS encoding shikimate kinase codes for MNSKRAIPVRERSIVLIGFMGVGKTTIGELVAKKLYRDFIDTDQEIEKAFNMTIPDLFKEKGEAFFRKTEKDVIVNLCEQTKYKVISLGGGAFNQEEIRKKCLENCIVLHLDLSWENWKQRMDILIENRPVINNRSIDEIEQLFIERKSLYSEHNSRIETDNLTPEEVADYIVETLKLGWEIYQPGK; via the coding sequence GTGAATTCAAAAAGAGCCATTCCCGTGAGAGAAAGAAGCATTGTGTTAATTGGTTTTATGGGTGTAGGAAAAACAACAATTGGTGAGCTTGTGGCCAAAAAATTATATAGAGACTTCATAGACACTGATCAGGAAATCGAAAAAGCCTTTAACATGACTATTCCCGATTTGTTTAAGGAAAAAGGAGAGGCATTTTTTCGAAAAACAGAAAAAGACGTTATTGTTAACCTATGCGAGCAAACAAAATATAAGGTAATCTCTCTTGGCGGGGGAGCTTTTAACCAAGAGGAGATCAGGAAAAAATGCTTGGAAAACTGCATCGTATTGCATCTTGATCTTTCTTGGGAGAACTGGAAGCAGCGCATGGATATCCTTATTGAAAATCGCCCGGTCATCAATAATCGCTCGATTGATGAGATTGAGCAGCTTTTCATTGAAAGAAAGAGTCTTTATTCCGAGCATAATTCAAGGATAGAAACTGACAATCTCACCCCTGAGGAAGTTGCTGATTATATAGTGGAAACGTTGAAGCTTGGTTGGGAAATTTACCAGCCGGGTAAATGA
- a CDS encoding zinc-binding alcohol dehydrogenase family protein — translation MKAVGLYQYLPIENEESLLDVEVPKPKATGKDLLVKINAISVNPVDTKVRAPKDAIEKEPKILGWDASGVVEEVGEDCELFQPGDTVFYAGDITRQGSYSEYQLIDERIVGKKPSNLSFAEAAAMPLTTITAWEGIYERLGITEKDKGKTILIINGAGGVGSIATQIAKYAGLKVIATASREETKNWCEKMGADVIINHRENLLQQLNDEGIGEVDYIFCLNDTDGHWDGMGEAIKPQGSICSIVENEKDLDLNVLKSKSVTFVWEFMYTRSMFQTEDMIEQHRLLNKASDLFEEGIFQTTLTKTFQPINAEQLKKAHKEVESGKMIGKLIVENEA, via the coding sequence ATGAAAGCAGTTGGTTTGTATCAATATTTGCCGATCGAAAACGAAGAAAGCTTACTAGATGTAGAGGTTCCAAAGCCGAAAGCTACGGGGAAGGATCTATTAGTCAAGATAAACGCCATCTCTGTAAATCCTGTGGATACAAAAGTAAGAGCACCGAAAGACGCAATTGAAAAGGAACCGAAAATCCTCGGCTGGGATGCGAGCGGAGTCGTAGAAGAGGTTGGGGAAGACTGCGAGCTGTTTCAGCCCGGAGATACAGTTTTCTATGCCGGAGATATTACACGTCAAGGCTCCTACAGTGAGTACCAATTAATCGACGAACGGATTGTCGGGAAAAAACCTTCAAACCTTTCATTTGCAGAGGCAGCTGCCATGCCTTTGACGACCATCACGGCATGGGAAGGGATCTATGAAAGACTTGGGATCACTGAAAAGGACAAAGGCAAAACGATTCTTATTATTAACGGAGCTGGCGGTGTCGGTTCAATAGCAACGCAAATTGCTAAATACGCCGGTTTAAAAGTCATCGCCACAGCTTCAAGGGAAGAAACGAAAAACTGGTGCGAAAAAATGGGAGCCGATGTCATTATCAACCATCGGGAAAACCTTTTGCAGCAACTAAATGATGAAGGTATTGGAGAGGTTGATTATATTTTCTGCCTGAATGACACCGACGGGCATTGGGACGGAATGGGTGAAGCCATTAAACCTCAAGGCTCCATATGTTCAATTGTTGAAAATGAAAAAGACTTGGACTTAAATGTGCTAAAAAGCAAAAGTGTTACTTTCGTATGGGAATTTATGTACACTAGATCGATGTTTCAAACGGAAGATATGATTGAACAGCACCGTCTGTTAAATAAGGCAAGTGACTTATTTGAAGAAGGAATCTTTCAAACTACGTTAACGAAAACCTTCCAGCCAATAAATGCTGAACAATTAAAGAAAGCACATAAAGAAGTCGAATCCGGAAAAATGATCGGCAAGCTTATTGTTGAAAATGAAGCATAA
- a CDS encoding winged helix-turn-helix transcriptional regulator, whose protein sequence is MRNRKAGYGPCENGCPVETTLDVIGGKWKGVILYHLMEGTKRFNEFKRLMPGITQRMLTLQLRELENDGVLSRKVYPEVPPKVEYSLTEFGWTLQPIIKHMYEWGKAFEEELSVKSDVVASNEKWTNK, encoded by the coding sequence ATGAGAAATCGTAAAGCCGGATATGGCCCTTGTGAGAACGGCTGCCCTGTAGAAACAACCCTTGATGTCATCGGCGGCAAATGGAAGGGTGTTATACTATATCACTTAATGGAGGGAACAAAACGTTTTAATGAATTTAAAAGACTGATGCCTGGTATAACGCAAAGAATGCTGACTCTGCAGCTTCGTGAGCTTGAAAATGATGGAGTGCTAAGCAGAAAAGTCTATCCGGAAGTCCCTCCAAAGGTTGAATATTCGCTAACAGAATTCGGCTGGACGCTTCAGCCGATTATTAAACATATGTATGAGTGGGGAAAGGCCTTTGAAGAAGAACTCTCTGTAAAATCAGACGTTGTAGCTTCAAATGAAAAATGGACGAACAAATAG
- a CDS encoding MFS transporter — protein MKSKENSLILTLCLIVLSGVMNSILFNVALIDMKEELNVTASMISWVVIIYTMIIAFGSITYSKLASYFQLKTLLIFGVGLFVFGSIIGYITNQYIFVIIARMIQSAGGSAFIALSMIAANQYMTTSKRNLALTLIGGCLSLGSGIGFLIGGTFTYLWGWHSLFLLMVLVVVTLIGLFKVMPSGYANGQKEIRPFDFIGLLFLLMFIVSFILGVKLNGYLLILTVLSVFCLMAHGKRKDLVLFVDLSVFRHFAFNRLLVTSFVNNAGMVGVVFLFPLLAERIFHFTAIGTGLILCVISILAFLMSFVVKKSLHVISGRQLIGYSAIIQLIGFLILATVGVSQLVFAILGVFAVYSAFTMMTVAINIEIPQTIEKGKNAMGLGIYNLINFMGMSFGPAISSRILDSFSHFSYAFTFFVVILILSNVLSLIGVNKSSSRHVEV, from the coding sequence ATGAAAAGTAAAGAGAATAGTTTGATATTAACCTTGTGCTTGATTGTTTTATCGGGTGTGATGAACTCGATCTTGTTTAATGTGGCGCTTATCGATATGAAAGAAGAACTGAATGTAACGGCTTCAATGATTAGCTGGGTCGTGATTATATATACAATGATCATTGCCTTTGGTTCTATCACTTACAGCAAATTGGCGTCATACTTCCAGCTTAAAACCTTATTGATCTTTGGTGTTGGTTTGTTTGTATTTGGTTCCATCATTGGTTACATAACCAATCAATATATTTTTGTAATCATTGCACGGATGATTCAATCTGCCGGGGGCAGTGCCTTCATTGCCTTATCCATGATTGCAGCCAATCAATATATGACAACATCCAAAAGAAATCTGGCTTTAACGTTAATTGGCGGCTGTTTATCCTTAGGTTCCGGGATAGGTTTTTTGATTGGTGGCACGTTTACCTACCTGTGGGGTTGGCATTCTTTGTTTTTATTGATGGTTCTGGTCGTTGTAACACTGATCGGATTATTTAAGGTCATGCCTTCCGGATATGCCAACGGGCAAAAGGAGATCAGACCTTTTGACTTCATCGGATTATTGTTTTTGTTGATGTTCATTGTGTCGTTTATTCTGGGTGTTAAACTGAATGGCTATCTTCTTATCTTAACGGTCCTGTCTGTTTTTTGTTTAATGGCTCATGGTAAACGTAAAGATTTAGTTCTATTTGTCGATCTGTCTGTATTTAGACATTTTGCTTTTAACAGATTACTCGTGACTAGTTTTGTCAACAACGCAGGTATGGTTGGTGTTGTATTTTTATTCCCATTATTAGCCGAGAGGATTTTTCATTTTACTGCCATTGGCACAGGTCTTATTTTATGTGTGATCTCAATCCTGGCCTTTTTGATGAGTTTTGTTGTAAAAAAGAGCCTGCATGTCATAAGCGGCAGGCAACTCATTGGATATTCCGCAATCATACAACTTATTGGATTCCTAATATTGGCGACTGTTGGTGTAAGCCAACTTGTATTCGCAATTCTTGGCGTGTTCGCCGTTTATAGTGCCTTTACAATGATGACTGTGGCCATCAATATTGAAATTCCACAAACGATAGAAAAAGGCAAAAATGCGATGGGATTGGGGATTTATAATCTTATCAACTTTATGGGCATGTCATTTGGACCGGCCATATCAAGCCGTATTTTAGACTCATTCTCTCATTTCAGTTATGCTTTCACCTTTTTTGTTGTCATTTTGATCTTGTCGAATGTTTTATCATTAATCGGTGTTAACAAATCATCTTCAAGGCATGTGGAAGTATAA
- a CDS encoding ArsR/SmtB family transcription factor: MTLKQLDDQQRIKVFNALADEKRIRMIRLLFHENSQHMCTDIGRSLGISKSNGSYHLKILSDAQLVLIEREGVTKYVTLNKEMFDRYLPGFLATL, from the coding sequence ATGACATTAAAACAATTAGATGACCAGCAACGTATTAAGGTCTTTAATGCGTTGGCAGATGAAAAAAGAATTCGTATGATTCGCTTGTTGTTTCACGAGAACAGTCAACACATGTGCACGGATATAGGGAGGAGTTTGGGTATCAGCAAGTCAAATGGTTCATATCATTTGAAAATTTTATCCGATGCACAACTAGTGTTGATTGAACGTGAAGGTGTAACAAAATATGTCACCTTAAATAAAGAGATGTTTGACAGATATTTACCAGGATTTTTGGCTACACTCTGA
- a CDS encoding DUF4362 domain-containing protein, giving the protein MNSGNRKKEKIRVVRYTNEGDPLLHDLEYDGKKLISTLDTTRDEFGVQQVNTTICKSIDMKEDEDKTEYVLSGCEKTNRMNTILVVRK; this is encoded by the coding sequence ATAAATTCAGGTAATAGAAAGAAAGAAAAAATTAGAGTAGTTAGATATACAAATGAAGGTGACCCACTTTTACACGATCTAGAATATGACGGAAAAAAACTCATTTCGACCCTTGATACGACAAGGGATGAATTTGGTGTTCAACAAGTGAACACTACTATCTGTAAATCAATTGATATGAAAGAAGATGAAGATAAAACAGAATACGTACTATCTGGATGTGAAAAAACAAATAGAATGAATACCATTTTAGTTGTCCGGAAATAA
- a CDS encoding pyruvate oxidase gives MPKQTARKVAAELLKQWNIDHIYGLPGDSINEFIEELRKEEDAIRFIQVRHEETAALAAAAEAKLTGKIGVCLSIAGPGAIHLLNGLYDAKADGAPVLVLSGQVDSNLRGRDSFQEVNLERMFDDVSVFNQEVQSAEALPDLLNQAIRTAYSKKGVAVLTVSDDLFSQKIKHQPVFTSPIYIEGDLTPKKEHLIKSAQLINEAEKPVILAGKGVKHAKNELLEFADKAAAPIIFSLPAKGIIPDSNPYILGNLGQIGTKPAYEAMEESDLLIMLGTSFPYREYLPEDAPAIQLDSDPAKIGKRYPVTMGIVSDAKKGIRELAQYIERKENRTFLEACADHMKKWWSFMEMDEEEASVPIKPQQVIARLQEAVDDDAVLSVDVGNVTVWMARHFKMTNQDFVVSSWLATMGCGLPGAIAAKTAYPERQAVAVCGDGGFAMVMQDFPTAVKYRLPIVVVVFNNEDLGMIQFEQQAKGNIEYGTDLKDVDYAKFAEACGGKGYKITKPENLLPAMKEAFAANVPVIIDVSVENEPPLPGKITYGQAKGYTKYLLKKLHEKKELDLPPLKKTMKRL, from the coding sequence ATGCCGAAACAAACTGCTAGAAAAGTTGCTGCTGAACTGCTGAAACAATGGAACATTGATCACATTTACGGACTTCCCGGAGACAGCATTAATGAATTCATAGAAGAGCTGCGAAAAGAAGAGGATGCAATACGCTTTATCCAGGTTCGCCACGAAGAAACAGCGGCGCTGGCTGCTGCGGCAGAAGCAAAGCTGACAGGGAAAATCGGGGTTTGCCTTTCGATTGCCGGACCAGGAGCAATTCATTTGCTGAACGGCTTATACGATGCGAAAGCTGACGGTGCGCCAGTTCTCGTGTTGTCGGGACAGGTTGATTCAAATTTAAGGGGCAGGGATTCCTTTCAGGAGGTCAATCTCGAGAGAATGTTTGATGATGTGTCCGTTTTTAACCAGGAGGTACAATCTGCAGAAGCTCTCCCGGATTTATTGAATCAAGCCATTCGGACAGCGTACAGTAAAAAAGGAGTTGCTGTTCTTACTGTATCGGATGATCTTTTTTCTCAAAAAATTAAACATCAGCCTGTTTTCACCTCACCTATTTATATAGAAGGTGATCTGACGCCAAAAAAAGAGCATCTGATCAAGAGCGCCCAGCTTATAAATGAAGCGGAAAAACCAGTAATATTAGCAGGAAAGGGTGTTAAGCATGCTAAAAATGAGCTGCTTGAATTTGCCGATAAGGCAGCAGCGCCCATTATCTTTTCCCTTCCTGCTAAAGGGATTATTCCCGACAGCAATCCGTATATTCTCGGGAATTTAGGACAGATTGGCACAAAACCTGCGTATGAAGCAATGGAAGAAAGTGATTTGCTTATCATGCTTGGCACCTCCTTTCCTTATCGTGAATATCTCCCTGAGGATGCACCTGCCATTCAACTCGACTCTGATCCTGCTAAAATCGGAAAACGATATCCGGTTACGATGGGGATCGTCAGCGATGCCAAAAAAGGTATAAGGGAATTAGCGCAATATATTGAGCGAAAAGAAAACCGGACATTTCTCGAAGCGTGTGCAGATCATATGAAGAAATGGTGGAGCTTTATGGAAATGGATGAGGAAGAAGCATCCGTTCCGATTAAACCTCAGCAAGTGATCGCGAGACTTCAGGAAGCAGTAGATGATGACGCGGTGCTCTCTGTCGATGTCGGCAATGTGACGGTTTGGATGGCCCGCCACTTTAAAATGACCAACCAAGATTTTGTTGTATCAAGCTGGCTGGCAACAATGGGCTGCGGCCTTCCTGGAGCGATCGCAGCTAAGACGGCTTATCCTGAACGGCAGGCTGTAGCTGTTTGTGGAGATGGTGGATTCGCAATGGTCATGCAGGATTTTCCAACGGCTGTCAAATATCGGCTCCCAATAGTCGTTGTCGTTTTTAACAACGAGGATTTAGGGATGATTCAGTTTGAACAGCAGGCAAAGGGGAATATTGAGTACGGTACAGACCTGAAAGATGTCGACTATGCAAAATTTGCAGAAGCCTGTGGAGGAAAAGGATATAAGATCACAAAGCCTGAGAATCTGCTGCCTGCAATGAAGGAAGCATTTGCAGCTAATGTCCCTGTCATCATTGATGTATCGGTAGAAAACGAACCGCCGTTACCAGGGAAAATAACTTATGGCCAAGCAAAAGGCTATACAAAATACCTATTGAAAAAACTACACGAGAAAAAAGAATTGGATCTCCCGCCATTAAAGAAAACTATGAAACGGCTGTGA